The sequence TCAGATCCGTAAAACGGAAGTTCGATGAGCTTATTTCAGCGAATTCGAGCAAAGCCGCTACTCTCGACCTCGCCAAAGACGGCTCCTCCCCCATGGCGTTCTACCGGGAAGAACTTACGGGCGGCGCACCCAACGCAACCATCCCTCTCCTCATCAGGGCTCGAATGGCCAACTTTGACGTACATCGCATTTTGGTCGATCAAGGGATCTCAGTGGATATTATGTACTCCCAACTATTCGAAACATTGCAACTGAACGATAGCCACCTCACCCCCTACGTAGGCTCCAACCTACAAGGTTTCAATGGCACTATGACGAAACCGTGGGGATTCGTCGAGATTATGTTCTCGGTTGGATCGGCAGAGACCGCGAGGGCCGTCAAAGTCCATTTCTTAGTCAACGATTGCCCCTCGATCTACCAATGCATCTTGGGACGCCCAACGCTGGCCGAACTGATCGTCGTCCCCTCGATCGTGCATCTCAAACTCAAATATTACACAACTAAAGGGCAAGTCGCCATGCTCCACGGAGACATCGAAGTGGCCAGGAGATGTTTCGAGGCCTCCGCCAAAGGCCTCAATTCAATAAAGGCATCCGCTCAAGACAAAGCAGCAACCAACGCAGGTTCCGAGCCCAACAAGTCAATGCCGCGCATCGACACCATCGACCTAGACAGCTGCTTCCATAAGGAATCTGAGGGGAAAGTAGATATGAAGACATCAGAAGAGGATCTCTGACCAATCCCAGACGGAAACTTCGAGCTGATAGCCCTCGGAGACAATCCGACCAGAAGGGTCAAGATCAGGACGGACCTATCCGAATTGGTCAGAAGATAACTCAAGGCCTGCCTCAAGGAGAATGCCGACCTATTCGCCTGGAGCGCAACGGAGATTCCCTACCTGGACCCAGAAGTAGCATGTCACCACCTGACGATCGATCCCGCTTGCAAAGTCGTCGCCCAAATGAGAAGGAAGTAATCCCCGGAGAAAACGGTTGCGACCGAACTAGCTGTTAAGGACCTCCTAGAGGCTAAATTCATATCGGAAGCCAAGTACACTACTTGGCTCTCTAATGTTGTACTTgtgaaaaaatctaatggaaaatggcacATGTGCATTGACTACAACCAAATACCCATGTCTAAAACGGACAAAAAATacacggctttcatgaccgaatcgggcaactattactacaacgtaatgcccttcgacCTAAAAAACGCTAGAGCAACGtaccaacggatgatgaacaaagtatttcgGGCAAAAATCGGCGATATTCTCAAGGTATATATGGACAATATAATCGTCAAGTCCCAAGAGGAAACTGATCACGCCGTCCATCTCAAAAAATTCTTCGAACAGGCCCGGAAATGAAAAATGAGGTTTAATCCCGAAAAATGCACTTTCAGAGTCCGAGCGGGCAAATTCCTCAGCTTCTACTTGACGGAAAGGGCAATCGAGGCGAATCCGAACAAGTGCAGAGCCTTCTCGGATTTCCCCACACCGAACTCGAAGAAATCCATCCAATCCCTGAACGCAATGCTCACATCACTATCCAGATTCGTGGCCAAGTCCGCCCAGCATGCCCTCCCCCTTTTCAAACTGCTGCGTAAAGAAACCGCGTTCGAATGGACAGACAAATGCGAGCACGCCCTCTCCCACCTCAAGCAAGCTCTCGCATGCCCGCCTGTCCTCTCGAGGCCTGACAACAGGGAGACCCTCTACCTATACCTCGCCTTCACCGCCGAAGCTGTCACCGCTGCCCTCATCCGAGAAACCCAGAAGGCCAGAGGCCCGTCTATTTCACGAGCAAAGCGCTCCAAGGCCCCGAGGTCAGATACCAGTAGATCGAGAAAGTCGCGCTCGCACTAATCACCGCGGCCAGAAGACTGAGGCACTACTTCTTAGCACACACTATAGTCGTGCGACCGAGCAACCCATAAAGCAACTAATTGGACGTCCCGACATGGCCGGAAGGATGCTCCGCTGGTCGCTGGAACTCTCGAAGTTCGACATAAAGTACGAAGGGAGAAAAGCTCTTAAAGCACAGGTTCTGGCGGACTTCGTGGCTGAAATGACCTTCCCCGAGACAATAACCTATGATGCCCGAAAATGGACCTTGTATGTGGACGGAGCGTCAAGCTCGTCTGGAAGCGGAGTAGGTATTATCTTAGAAAACAGAGAGGGGACCCTGATTGAAGTATCACTCTCCCTATCTTTTCCAACCTCCAACAACCAAGCAGAATACGAGGCGCTGCTCGAAAGGCTACGCCTTGCTAACGATCTGGAAGCCGAGGAAAACGAAGTATTCACCGATTCCCAACTGGTAGCTTCCCACATCTCGGGTGAATATCAAGTCAAAAGCGACCACCTCGCTGAATACTTGAGCCTCGTAAGCAAGAGTATGGCCCGGTTCAAAAACTCCAAGGTAAGGCATATCCCAAGGGAGCATAATTCCCGGGCAGATGTTCTATCAAAACTGGCCAGCACAAGGAAGAAAGGGGCAATAAGTCTGTGATCCAAGAGATATTACCCAAACCCAGCACCGAACCTCCGACCGGGATATCACACGTAAACGCGATCGGAGACGCGTCCTGCTGGATGACCCCCGGTATACAACTATCTGACGAGCGATCTCCTGCCAGACGACCCCAAAAAAGCCTCCGTAATCATAAGAAGAGCTTGCTCGTAGGTCCTGattgaaaaaatattatatcGACGAGGGTTCTCCATTCCTCTCCTCAAATGCGTCGAAGAAGGCACAGCCCCTCACATACCCCGGGAAAtacacgaaggaatcaactcccAACACTTAGGGGGAAGATCCCTCGTCGGGAAAGCACTCCGGGCAGGATACTACTGTCCCACCATGCAACATGATGCAAAGGAATACGTAAAGAAATGCGATAAGTGTCAACGCTTCGGGGACATGCACCTCGCACGCCCCAATGAGCTCAAATCCTTGTCATCTCCCTGGTCGTTCGCGTGGTGGggcatggacctcctcggaccattcgtGACGGGAagcaaccaaaataaataccTCATAGTTGTCgccgactacttcaccaaatggatcgagGCCGAACCACTGGCCAAAATCACATCTCTGAACATACTGCGATTCTATAAAAGAAACATCCTCGCTCGGTTCGGAGTGCCCCTGGCCATCATCATtgacaatggcacccagttcaccgaCAAACGCTTCCAAGAATTTGTCGCAAAATTGGGAACAAAACAACATTTCGCATCGTTCGAACACCCTCCAGACAAACGGGCAAGCCGTAGCCGTTAACAGAGTAATACTAAGAGGCCTCAAAAGGAGACTAGACGAAATCAAAAGGGGATGGGTAGAGGAactacacagcgtcctctgggctTACCGAACAACCCCATATTCCACCACCGTGAGGACCCCCTTTCGGCTTACGTATGGGACAGAGGTCGTAATCCCCGTCGAGGTACACGTGCCCAACAGACGTATCGAGGAACCCCTCGAGAAGGAGGCCAACCTTGAGGCCGTCCGAGAAGAGCTTGACCTGGTCGAAGAAATTCGAATAGGAGCTACTCTACGCGAAGCTTCGCTCAAACAAAAAATCGCTCTAAGACATGACACAAAAGTCATCAGACGAGAATTCTAAGTGGGCAGTCTAGTGCTCAAAAGAAACGACAAAGATTCTCGCAAAGGCAAGCTAGCCGCGAACTGGGAAGACCCCTATCGCGTCCGAGCAAAGACGGAAAATGGGGCTTACTACTTAGAAAACGTACAAAGAGAAGAgctcgctcgaccttggaacggtGAAAAGCTCAAGCAATACTACGGCTAAGAGCCTAAAACCCTCAAAACACAGGTGCGGCCCGGGTACACGCCTAGCACCTCGTAATAGAACAAAATGACAAAAGTCCGCTCCTTTAATCGAGCGGACTCCTTGTCCTCCGGGGAGCACGAACACCGAGCATCCCCGTCGTAAGCAAGTACCATGACGGCAGAAcgcttgatcagtggttttcacacatatactTACCgtggtttttaagtatttttaagttatgttattgagtgttttatttctttattcgtcattttatgctttggttgtatgttttaatgttttcaggttcatatggataaatcggactaaatcagtgcaaaactcggagtttcgaggaagttcagaaaacatgtttcaggaggcctgacacgggtggccgtgttgctcaacacgggccgtgtcaggaagagagctgggagcgaagtttgagagaaaggaaaaacaggggtgcaacacgggtgcccgtgttgctcaacacggcccgtgttgctaagcctgggactgaaagaatgaaaaataaatgacagggagccaacacgggtgcccgtgttgctcaacacggcccgtgtttgGTGATGACGCGGATTtctatgattttttattatttagttcagtggttggcctgcaggggtgtttttgggatttccaaccaacttaagtgagtctgcactatttaggagagttttcaagatgaattagggatctttttgccacacgaagaattggaggattgagaaaggaagcctatgcaattggagaagaacagagaactctcatgagcggaagccattgaagatcaaagttcatcatctctattgtaatgtctttatttgatatctttgtaatttctttggatgatatgagtagctaaacccccctaatgctagggggtgtccctgattaacatttgtgataattttgaattccgaatttcaataacatgtttctctttcatgttcaatttaatggtataaggtttttaatgctttcctcgtcggaccaactggattgatttatgactgacaattaggattaaCATCCATTGtgagggtttttataccattatactatagtagatatcacctaggactagggataccctatagtaaccggattgttcttgattataataatacttgatttgatcactaatttcgaaggactttgggattaggatttcaatgttcaaaggtttgcccactaaggacttaggagcaaatatccttaagaaccggtaattgataagttgaattttgttaatgaaacaagggttcagaattattacatgttaatgcacacacctaccttggcatgttactcatatttggctaaatcaacctttttaagtttatttgcaatttaatccgtactcataaaaaccaaaaccccaaggctttttgtttaattgaattcctactaactctataatatcacgcagtccttgagatcgatattcggggaatttccctattattactacagaggcaaaatagtacacttgctattttaccgatcaagttttttgcgccgttgccggggactgccgaagattatagagtttttagagttatttcaattagaattttgttgctctgcgactaaaattttattttct comes from Vicia villosa cultivar HV-30 ecotype Madison, WI unplaced genomic scaffold, Vvil1.0 ctg.001083F_1_1, whole genome shotgun sequence and encodes:
- the LOC131633170 gene encoding uncharacterized protein LOC131633170, whose translation is MKKFLLERGLRPHSDFAKAVGIETPATLDEFFLKAHAYIQYEEKEAAHAVRNSRQEENTKGARQDDSRRGSDKKKEDKGRDPKDYKAPAGKFREYTPLNAFRERILNECVNAEFQTGKVRFPKSMPARPNVDKSKFCHFHKGHGHNTEDCIHLKDAIEILIREGHLKQYTKKQEAAKDAKPVVEEKPAEDTPAMQVAMSITRPEDFYLPDWAKISSTPPPHSPWEFFHSAMVISGGGFSKLTIRSVKRKFDELISANSSKAATLDLAKDGSSPMAFYREELTGGAPNATIPLLIRARMANFDVHRILVDQGISVDIMYSQLFETLQLNDSHLTPYVGSNLQGFNGTMTKPWGFVEIMFSVGSAETARAVKVHFLVNDCPSIYQCILGRPTLAELIVVPSIVHLKLKYYTTKGQVAMLHGDIEVARRCFEASAKGLNSIKASAQDKAATNAGSEPNKSMPRIDTIDLDSCFHKESEGKVDMKTSEEDL